From Spartinivicinus ruber, the proteins below share one genomic window:
- a CDS encoding substrate-binding periplasmic protein has translation MKGLVVWCWATLIAISVHAEQPVTVFADDSYPPYSYVHNGKVTGIYTDILREAFDQMTSYQVDIRPTPWKRGLKFLEQGVGFALYPPYLRKKARPYIAPYSTPILAEQLVVVCREEVFANGPRPDWPYDYIGLTIGRNSGFEAFSVDFWRLVASDKIKAESAGGNRMNLLKIAKNRIPCYVNDKLSIFWELQQMEKEGVYEPATHGRIIQGVIISAEWGHVGYTNQGGGRFPFKTDFVKQLDIILKKMKSSGRVKEIVERYVVSQDQ, from the coding sequence ATGAAAGGGCTTGTTGTTTGGTGTTGGGCAACTTTGATTGCCATTTCAGTTCATGCTGAACAACCCGTTACTGTTTTTGCTGATGACTCTTACCCACCCTACTCTTATGTTCACAATGGTAAAGTAACGGGTATTTATACCGATATTTTAAGAGAAGCATTTGATCAAATGACAAGCTATCAAGTGGACATTCGTCCCACACCCTGGAAGCGGGGGTTAAAATTTCTTGAGCAAGGGGTGGGTTTTGCATTGTACCCACCTTATTTAAGAAAAAAAGCCCGACCTTATATTGCCCCCTACTCTACTCCGATTTTAGCTGAGCAGTTGGTGGTGGTTTGTCGAGAAGAAGTGTTTGCTAACGGCCCTCGACCGGATTGGCCCTATGATTATATAGGCTTAACTATTGGTAGAAACAGCGGTTTTGAAGCTTTCAGTGTAGATTTTTGGCGCTTGGTTGCCAGTGACAAAATTAAAGCGGAAAGTGCCGGGGGTAATAGGATGAACTTGCTCAAAATCGCTAAAAATAGGATTCCCTGTTACGTCAACGACAAGCTGTCCATTTTCTGGGAGCTGCAACAAATGGAAAAAGAAGGTGTGTATGAACCAGCTACACATGGTCGTATTATCCAAGGGGTTATTATCAGTGCCGAATGGGGGCATGTAGGTTACACTAACCAAGGGGGTGGCCGCTTTCCATTTAAAACCGACTTTGTTAAGCAACTGGATATTATTTTAAAAAAAATGAAGTCATCTGGACGGGTTAAGGAAATAGTCGAGCGCTATGTCGTCTCCCAAGATCAATGA